In Marinobacter salinisoli, the DNA window TACGTTCTTCGCGACGCAGGCGGCGGCTCGCACCTTTCCCCTGGTCGTCACGAGGAAATGCTTCAATCACAAAATCCTGAGACATGGTATTACCTCACTTGTCATCTGAGCGGCCCGCGACCAGGCTCGGTTCAGATGATGGTTCAATGAAGCCGGGAATCTTTTCCCGACCGACTAAAAGGATCGGGAGCCCATGGTAGGCTCCCGATCCGTGTAATGCGTTACCGGCCTGAATCCGGGTGTCCGGACTTCGTTCAGGCGTTGTCAAACATGGCGCTGATAGACTCTTCGTTGCTGACGCGACGAATGGACTCTGCCAGTAGCCCAGCCATGCTGAGGACGCGGATTCTATCACAATTCTTGGCTTTGTCATCCACGGGGATAGTGTCGCAGACAACCAGTTCGTCCAGGGTGGATGCGTTGATGTTATCTATCGCCGGGCCAGACAGAACCGGGTGGGTGATGTAGGCAACCACGCGGGCGGCGCCGTGCTCCTTGAGAGCGTTGGCGGCTTTGCACAGAGTGCCGGCGGTGTCGATGATGTCGTCCACCAGGATACAGGTCTTGTCTTTGACATCCCCGATGATGTGCATGACCTGAGCAACGTTCGCCTTCGGCCGACGCTTGTCAATAATGGCCAGGTCGGCATCGTCCAGCTTCTTGGCCACGGCGCGGGCGCGAACCACACCGCCGACGTCCGGAGAAACCACAACGAAGTTTTCAAAGCGCTGCTTCTCAATGTCTTCGAGCATGACCGGTGTGGCGTAAATGTTGTCCACCGGGATGTCGAAGAAGCCCTGAATCTGGTCGGCGTGCAGGTCAACGGTCAGGACCCGATCCACGCCGATGCTGGAGATCATGTCGGCAACGACTTTGGCGCTGATGGCTACCCGGGTCGAGCGCACCCGGCGATCCTGTCGTGCGTATCCATAGTAGGGGATTACCGCAGTGACCCTGGTTGCGGACGCGCGGCGCAGTGCGTCGGCCAGGACGATCAGTTCCATCAGGTTGTCGTTGGTCGGGTAACAGGTCGGCTGAATGATGAAGACATCATGGCCGCGGACGTTCTCGTTGATTTCGACAGCGGTTTCGCCGTCGCTGAAACGGCCAACGGTGGCCTGGCCCATGGGGATGTGCAGTTTCTGCGCGATGGCCTTGGCAAGTTCCGGATTGGCGTTGCCAGCGAAAATCATCAGTTTGGACACGACGGCATCCTTCTCAGTATCAGCGTTTGATTCAGAGCGAGCGGGAGAGAGGTGGCTGGGGTGGCAGGATTCGAACCTGCGCATGACGGGATCAAAACCCGTTGCCTTACCACTTGGCGACACCCCAGTATCGTGCTTTCTTGGCATCAGTTTAGCTCAGTCAGCTTTTTGTGAAGAGGTGAAATATTCACCCCTTGAGCTACGAACCCCGTGATGCCGGAGGGTTTGCTTTCCCAGATAATCCGGGCTGCGGATTCTGTCG includes these proteins:
- a CDS encoding ribose-phosphate pyrophosphokinase is translated as MSKLMIFAGNANPELAKAIAQKLHIPMGQATVGRFSDGETAVEINENVRGHDVFIIQPTCYPTNDNLMELIVLADALRRASATRVTAVIPYYGYARQDRRVRSTRVAISAKVVADMISSIGVDRVLTVDLHADQIQGFFDIPVDNIYATPVMLEDIEKQRFENFVVVSPDVGGVVRARAVAKKLDDADLAIIDKRRPKANVAQVMHIIGDVKDKTCILVDDIIDTAGTLCKAANALKEHGAARVVAYITHPVLSGPAIDNINASTLDELVVCDTIPVDDKAKNCDRIRVLSMAGLLAESIRRVSNEESISAMFDNA